A region from the Sandaracinus amylolyticus genome encodes:
- a CDS encoding BamA/TamA family outer membrane protein, which produces MRTCAVCLFAAWIALASPALAQERRPLPDYDGRVEPGDDAVDALLWIPRVVTAPLYAISEFVLRRPIGWLLTEVERADVLQTIAGVLTFGAERNIGIFPTAFFDFGLVPSVGIYAFWNRFLFSENRISVHGATWGEDWLSLSVADRVALTDGVELFVSNRLLQRPDAIFGGIGHTATANGRARFGVSIVETRVGIDAVGIGPFSMHASLQHRSIGFRDSSWGDDPTMSEWFGQRSMPLPTGYPDGYQSLGGRITAALDSRARGAPPQGGARVGVLLGETGTIDGAQRGAWLVVGGELELAADIESHHVISVRGEASALTGHDGVAIPFYELLDPGGTGAMRGFLAGTLRGESVAAMTLEYAWPVWVFLNGRLHVTCGNVFERHFADFAVERLRLSFGIGLEPRIAGEHPFDLQIALGTSTFENGTSVESVRFVVGARNGL; this is translated from the coding sequence ATGAGGACGTGCGCAGTGTGTCTGTTCGCCGCGTGGATCGCGCTCGCGTCTCCGGCCCTCGCGCAGGAGCGCCGGCCGCTGCCCGACTACGATGGTCGCGTCGAGCCCGGCGACGACGCCGTCGACGCGCTGTTGTGGATCCCGCGTGTCGTCACGGCGCCGCTCTACGCGATCTCGGAGTTCGTCCTGCGCCGTCCGATCGGCTGGCTCCTGACCGAGGTCGAGCGCGCCGACGTGCTCCAGACGATCGCGGGGGTCCTGACGTTCGGCGCCGAGCGCAACATCGGAATCTTCCCGACTGCGTTCTTCGACTTCGGCCTCGTCCCGAGCGTCGGTATCTACGCATTCTGGAATCGATTCCTCTTCAGCGAGAATCGAATCTCGGTGCACGGCGCGACGTGGGGAGAAGACTGGCTCTCTCTGTCGGTCGCCGACCGCGTGGCGCTCACCGACGGAGTCGAGCTGTTCGTCTCGAACCGCTTGCTGCAGCGACCCGACGCGATCTTCGGCGGAATCGGGCACACCGCGACCGCGAACGGTCGCGCCCGCTTCGGCGTGAGCATCGTCGAGACCCGCGTGGGGATCGACGCCGTGGGCATCGGTCCGTTCTCGATGCACGCCTCGCTGCAACACCGGAGCATCGGATTTCGCGACTCGAGTTGGGGTGATGACCCGACCATGTCGGAGTGGTTCGGACAACGATCCATGCCTCTACCGACCGGATATCCCGATGGATATCAGTCGCTCGGAGGGCGCATCACGGCGGCGCTCGACAGTCGTGCTCGGGGCGCACCGCCGCAAGGTGGCGCGCGCGTCGGTGTGCTGCTCGGCGAGACGGGGACGATCGACGGAGCGCAGCGCGGCGCGTGGCTCGTGGTGGGCGGCGAGCTCGAGCTGGCCGCCGACATCGAGAGCCACCACGTGATCTCGGTGCGCGGCGAGGCCTCGGCGCTCACCGGCCACGACGGCGTCGCGATCCCGTTCTACGAGCTGCTCGATCCGGGCGGCACCGGGGCGATGCGCGGGTTCCTGGCCGGCACGCTGCGCGGAGAGAGCGTCGCCGCGATGACCCTCGAGTACGCGTGGCCGGTCTGGGTGTTCCTGAACGGTCGCCTCCACGTCACGTGCGGCAACGTGTTCGAGCGGCACTTCGCCGACTTCGCGGTCGAGCGACTGCGGCTCTCGTTCGGCATCGGGCTCGAGCCGCGCATCGCGGGCGAGCACCCGTTCGATCTCCAGATCGCGCTCGGCACCAGCACGTTCGAGAACGGGACGAGCGTCGAGTCGGTGCGCTTCGTGGTCGGCGCGCGCAACGGACTGTGA
- a CDS encoding Ppx/GppA phosphatase family protein codes for MARTPASARTSAAPIPCAQRSIALADAPAEGADHPRVAALDLGSNSFHLVLASIERGTPHVYDRRRERVALGSGLRDGRPLDRAARARAIACLERFAELVRPLPVGRVRVVGTDSLRRASDGPELVARAETLLGHRVKIVPGPEEARLVWRGVSAMHPPAARERRLVVDVGGGSTELVTGTGWTTREAHSTPMGCIRFTERFFPGARISRKRYERARDAAMLELRPFAARLRAPGIDRVLGSSGTMRAIGDIVEARGDAARGTITRRGVDALIEKVCDADTLADIDVEGLADERRPVLPGGLAIVDAVMRTFDLGSIDVADGALREGLLMELVGRLESDDVRDDTIAAFRARHGIDAAHARRVRATAEALFDAVASDWDLGDVELRRWLGWAAELHELGLSVSRSGVARHGAYLVANADAPGFSRDELEAVATLVRTHRGRLDRDMFEPTRRGSRRALKRLAVLLRIAVALHADRAAVTAIPSARAARRAVELTVPREWIASRSLVAADLAAHAAQIQRIGLELEIRTAEG; via the coding sequence ATGGCGAGGACCCCCGCGAGCGCGCGCACCAGCGCCGCGCCGATTCCCTGCGCGCAGCGCTCGATCGCGCTCGCGGACGCGCCCGCCGAGGGCGCGGACCACCCGCGTGTCGCCGCGCTCGATCTCGGATCGAACAGCTTCCATCTCGTGCTCGCGTCGATCGAGCGAGGGACGCCGCACGTCTACGATCGCCGGCGCGAGCGCGTCGCGCTCGGCTCGGGTCTGCGTGATGGCCGGCCGCTCGACCGCGCCGCGCGTGCGCGCGCGATCGCGTGCCTCGAGCGGTTCGCGGAGCTGGTCCGACCGCTGCCCGTCGGACGGGTCCGGGTGGTCGGCACCGACTCGCTGCGTCGTGCGTCGGACGGGCCCGAGCTCGTCGCGCGCGCCGAGACGCTGCTCGGCCACCGCGTCAAGATCGTGCCCGGGCCCGAAGAGGCGCGTCTGGTGTGGCGCGGCGTGTCCGCGATGCACCCGCCTGCGGCGCGCGAGCGACGCCTCGTGGTCGACGTCGGCGGCGGCAGCACCGAGCTCGTGACGGGCACCGGCTGGACGACGCGCGAGGCACACAGCACGCCGATGGGCTGCATCCGCTTCACCGAGCGCTTCTTTCCCGGCGCGCGGATCTCGAGGAAGCGCTACGAGCGCGCGCGTGACGCGGCGATGCTCGAGCTGCGTCCGTTCGCAGCGCGGCTGCGCGCTCCGGGGATCGATCGTGTGCTCGGATCGTCGGGCACGATGCGCGCGATCGGAGACATCGTGGAGGCGCGCGGCGATGCGGCGCGCGGCACGATCACGCGACGCGGCGTGGACGCGCTGATCGAGAAGGTGTGCGACGCCGACACCCTCGCGGACATCGACGTCGAGGGCCTCGCCGACGAGCGCCGGCCGGTGCTGCCGGGCGGGCTCGCGATCGTGGACGCGGTGATGCGCACGTTCGACCTCGGCTCGATCGACGTCGCCGACGGAGCGCTGCGCGAGGGGCTCTTGATGGAGCTCGTCGGACGCCTCGAGAGCGACGACGTGCGCGACGACACGATCGCGGCGTTCCGTGCGCGCCACGGCATCGACGCGGCACACGCGCGGCGGGTGCGGGCGACGGCCGAGGCGCTGTTCGACGCGGTGGCGAGCGACTGGGATCTCGGCGACGTCGAGCTCCGGCGATGGCTCGGGTGGGCGGCAGAGCTGCACGAGCTCGGGCTCTCGGTGTCGCGGAGTGGCGTCGCGCGACACGGCGCGTACCTCGTCGCGAACGCCGACGCACCGGGGTTCTCGCGCGACGAGCTCGAGGCGGTCGCGACGCTCGTCCGCACCCATCGCGGCCGGCTCGATCGCGACATGTTCGAGCCGACGCGGCGCGGATCGCGGCGCGCGCTCAAGCGCCTCGCCGTGCTGCTGCGAATCGCGGTGGCGCTGCACGCGGATCGCGCCGCGGTCACAGCGATCCCGTCGGCGCGCGCGGCACGTCGCGCGGTGGAGCTCACCGTCCCGCGGGAGTGGATCGCATCGCGCTCGCTCGTCGCCGCGGACCTCGCGGCGCACGCGGCGCAGATCCAGCGGATCGGGCTCGAGCTCGAGATCCGCACCGCGGAGGGCTGA